The Arachis hypogaea cultivar Tifrunner chromosome 14, arahy.Tifrunner.gnm2.J5K5, whole genome shotgun sequence DNA window GTTTTTCAAACTGACCGAATCGCTCTCGTGACCGGTTCCCGGTTAAcccggttgaaccggccggtccggttcggttttcagaactaAGAATTCTacattaactttttaaattaaaattctcAAATGCACCCATAATAAGTTGTATCTATAAAATGAAGAGTAGAGAAAAAGTAATGAATTGATTAAAGGATCCAGTCTGCTGAAAATCCTAAGACGCTACAACTAAAGCGCTACTTCTTACATAGccttattttcctttaatttcccTTTTTCGGTTGTCTTCGTCACAAAAAGTTACATTATATTACATTTTATAGCGAGTACCCCCCTTGCTTGCTTGCTTGCTTGCATTTGAATCATGGAACAATTTTTATGAACGAGAATAATATCTTTATGATGTGTTCTGTCTGTCATGCCTCAACCGACACTAAATTTTGCTACGTATATGCATAATACATGTAAAATATAaactttatattattaattaataaaataataaataataaaaaggaaccaTGCATGTTACGTTCATTCCTACATaggttgaattatatatatatatacacatgctGTTAGACAAAATTTCTTAAACCCCTTGTCACGTAACATTAAAATTCATAGCAGCTAGATACCCTTCAAAATGGCATCAATCACCGCGGCAGAGGGCGTGCCGGCACCGTATAACTCCACGGTGGCGACTCGGCTAGGCCGGAGAAGAATTCCGATCCACACCAGCTTCTATTGGGACCACAAGGTAGACATACTTTTCCGGTGCTGGCCGGGCGACAGCGTGGGCATGTATGTGGTGGCGCTGATGCTGGTGTTCGCAATGGCGGTGCTGGTAGAGTGGCTTTCGTTCACCAAcatagtgaagctcaagccaggGGGCTCAAACGACGTCGTTGGGGGGCTATTGAAGACGGGGCTATACGGCGTGCGTTCCGGGCTCTCTTACTTGGTGATGCTGGCCGTTATGTCGTTTAACGGTGGGGTTTTTATCGTCGCAATTGGTGGCCACGTCATCGGGTTCTTGATTTTCGGTACTCGAGCGTTCAGAAGGAAGACGGCTGTACCGGACTCGTCTAAGCCGTTGGATTTGCGAGTTCAGTAAATGGAACTTTCAATTGCTTCCGTTTGATGGAGATGGATATCGTTCCGAACTGTGCATTTTTTATGCTTTTGTTAAATTCTTGAGTAGTGTGGGTTTTCTCTCTTTCTATGGATACCTgtgtttcagttttaatttttataatcttTTTGGTTTTGATTCATAAACTTAAGATTATATATTTTTGTCTAGCTATTAATCAAGTTACTTCGTAAAGTACTGATGCGAGTCATCTtaactcattaatattttaactttttaagcCAAATTTAATGGTGCAATTTAACGAtaataaccaaaataaattattttaaattttattaaattaaacataaactaaaataattcatatatatagaCTAAAACTTCTTGTAAAACAAGCGTAGTAATTGAAATTGTTACATAACACGCTGTTCGTCTATAACGGTTTACCGATTGATTGGTATATTGAAATTGCGATGCGAAATTGCAAACAAAGAGGCTCTATGTTCTAAAGGCTTTCTCTAAGTCACTTACATGCTTATATGTTGTTatttgtacttttttttcttatt harbors:
- the LOC112742809 gene encoding copper transporter 6-like, producing MASITAAEGVPAPYNSTVATRLGRRRIPIHTSFYWDHKVDILFRCWPGDSVGMYVVALMLVFAMAVLVEWLSFTNIVKLKPGGSNDVVGGLLKTGLYGVRSGLSYLVMLAVMSFNGGVFIVAIGGHVIGFLIFGTRAFRRKTAVPDSSKPLDLRVQ